The following are encoded together in the Tripterygium wilfordii isolate XIE 37 chromosome 18, ASM1340144v1, whole genome shotgun sequence genome:
- the LOC119984003 gene encoding probable F-box protein At3g61730, which translates to MSIPRLSASETEYRKRHHSQSEKMRKRIRRGNSINSCTSPCCSFPTRHSFDWYEEDLWTEIAKFLDGKSLVMLATTNKWFNRLIMHDSVWRYACLRDLQIPAPCHVEFKWSKLYASAFNGSHAYMFRQQEKLIDWMRIGAFYLNSRVAFLTKNLNGPLKISKEKTIEKMLEFFGSCVLENMKTGIWIADLQLVRCPVCDLNTCDGTMQTLDARHIELFLKEGYRDGSWEYNLIGSHKIEKNVGQASAAIFDVKHLKESSTAAIFDLKSWAGKPNDWQPKSLIAFNAVAITTNLQENEGVLVKYHTLSSGTEGDIVSVRISHQLL; encoded by the exons ATGAGTATACCAAGACTGAGTGCTTCTGAGACTGAATATCGAAAACGACATCATTCGCAGAGCGAGAAGATGAGGAAGAGAATTCGAAGAGGCAACTCCATCAACAGCTGCACCTCTCCTTGCTGCAGTTTTCCTACTCGCCACTCTTTCGACTG GTACGAAGAAGATCTATGGACGGAAATCGCAAAGTTTCTGGACGGAAAATCTCTGGTGATGCTggcaacaacaaacaaatgGTTCAACCGCCTCATCATGCACGACAGTGTGTGGAGGTACGCATGCTTGCGTGATCTTCAGATCCCAGCTCCGTGCCACGTGGAATTCAAGTGGAGCAAGCTCTACGCTTCAGCTTTCA ATGGTAGTCATGCTTACATGTTCCGCCAGCAGGAAAAGCTTATTG ATTGGATGCGAATTGGTGCATTTTATCTCAACTCACGAGTAGCCTTCCTGACCAAGAATCTGAATGGTCCGCTGAAAATCTCAAAAGAAAAGACCATAGAGAAGATGTTGGAATTCTTCGGGTCATGCGTGTTGGAAAATATGAAAACTGGGATTTGGATTGCTG ACCTGCAGCTTGTTCGATGCCCTGTTTGCGACCTAAATACCTGTGATG GAACGATGCAGACATTAGATGCAAGGCATATTGAGCTCTTCTTGAAAGAGGGCTACCGAGATGGGAGCTGGGAGTACAATCTTATTGGATCTCATAAGATTGAAAAGAATGTTGGCCAAGCTTCTGCGGCAATTTTTGATGTCAAACATCTCAAGGAATCTTCAACAGCTG CGATCTTCGATCTCAAGTCATGGGCAGGGAAACCCAATGACTGGCAACCCAAGTCTCTTATCGCTTTCAATGCAGTTGCAATAACCACCAATTTACAAGAAAATGAAG GAGTTCTTGTAAAGTACCATACTCTGAGCTCTGGAACTGAAGGAGACATCGTTTCAGTTAGAATCTCACACCAGCTCCTCTAG
- the LOC119984001 gene encoding replication stress response regulator SDE2-like, giving the protein MEASDRRTVQLFVRLLNSTVRTVQFPSPSVYGDGLKQRIFEITRIPVHAQRLVYGNHQVDDTTVISQSDGTVHLLLRLLGGKGGFGSLLRGAATKAGQKKTNNFDACRDMSGRRLRHVNAEKRLEEWKAEEEERRLEKMAEEFLKKKAKKGKRGAGDGEAEKYVEKYREQSAKCVAVVEESVREAFGNGNGKRKGKLMAGGAEAKKLKIWMGKRKFAESDSDDMDSNDDDDNENEKSVVLNNGILTESSREAEGSSDSVTGGKQDGARSGGGSCDSSEEENETVVLQISESGGCSDIKDVTYEENGVVLPDVHGKKAVTFPCSEAADVSDAELVQTGGPKSSACESKNIEKADCQTLKVLISENGEGLQSKPIDAEVNGFNDSESVVPEETAAAQSEAPLNFDKFNSAAEMEALGMERLKLELQGHGLKCGGTLQERAARLFLLKSTPIEKLPKKLLAKK; this is encoded by the exons ATGGAGGCTTCGGATCGAAGGACAGTCCAGCTTTTCGTGAGACTCCTCAATAGTACGGTCCGTACCGTCCAGTTCCCGTCTCCAAGTGTTTACGGGGACGGCTTGAAACAGCGGATCTTCGAGATCACCAGAATTCCCGTTCACGCTCAGCGCCTCGTCTATGGAAATCACCAAGTCGATGATACCACTGTTATTTCGCAGTCCGACGGCACGGTCCATCTTCTGCTGCGTCTGCTGGGAGGCAAGGGAGGGTTTGGGTCGCTTTTGAGGGGCGCGGCTACCAAGGCCGGGCAGAAGAAGACGAACAATTTCGATGCCTGTAGAGACATGAGCGGAAGGAGGTTGAGGCACGTGAATGCAGAGAAGAGGCTCGAGGAGTGGAAGgctgaggaggaggagaggaggCTGGAGAAGATGGCGGAGGAATTTCTCAAGAAGAAGGCCAAGAAAGGGAAAAGGGGGGCTGGAGATGGGGAGGCTGAGAAGTACGTGGAGAAGTATAGGGAACAATCTGCAAAATGCGTTGCAGTGGTTGAAGAATCTGTCAGGGAAGCTTTTGGAAATGGGAATGGGAAGCGCAAGGGGAAGTTGATGGCAGGAGGAGCGGAGGCAAAGAAGTTGAAGATTTG GATGGggaagagaaaatttgctgaAAGTGACAGTGATGACATGGATagtaatgatgatgatgataatgaaaatgaGAAATCTGTTGTTTTAAATAATGGGATTCTTACGGAATCTAGTCGGGAGGCCGAGGGCAGTTCTGATTCCGTTACTGGTGGGAAACAGGATGGAGCAAGGTCAGGTGGAGGCTCTTGTGACAGTTCTGAGGAAGAGAACGAGACGGTTGTGCTGCAAATATCTGAATCTGGTGGATGCTCTGATATAAAAGATGTTACGTATGAAGAAAATGGTGTGGTTCTACCAGATGTCCATGGAAAGAAGGCAGTAACCTTCCCTTGTTCTGAAGCAGCTGATGTTTCTGATGCTGAATTAGTGCAGACTGGAGGGCCGAAGTCTAGTGCATGTGAATCCAAAAATATTGAGAAAGCAGATTGCCAAACACTAAAGGTTTTAATTTCAGAGAATGGAGAAGGTCTTCAAAGCAAACCGATTGATGCAGAAGTCAATGGTTTCAATGATTCTGAGTCAGTAGTTCCTGAAGAAACAGCTGCTGCACAATCAGAAGCGCCACTAAATTTTGACAAGTTCAATTCAGCGGCAGAAATGGAG GCCTTGGGCATGGAAAGGTTGAAGTTGGAACTTCAGGGCCATGGGCTAAAATGTGGGGGTACTTTGCAAGAGCGTGCTGCTCGGCTTTTCTTGCTGAAATCTACTCCAATTGAGAAGCTTCCAAAGAAGCTACTCGCTAAGAAATGA
- the LOC119983599 gene encoding uncharacterized protein LOC119983599 isoform X2 encodes MTTLQNTQDIQSSTQVSHESPSERQNNHSGEPPLEDFGSVSASSNDNRKVSRQDIELVQNLIERCLQLYMNRDEVVKTLLTRARIDPGFTTLVWQKLEEENADFFRAYYIRLKLKKQIVLFNHLLEHQFHLMNYPMPAKVTLAPIQNGTHPMPVNMPMGYPVLQQPPVPAPAQPHIDSMRYGISSCHVVNGVPAPGNFQSIRMNSGNDSVMSEMSVSPTSAASSGHFPFSASDMSGIGVDTSALDTTFTSDVGSSVRLQLGPDGGAGNSRDSLRSLDQIPWNFSLSDLTADLSNLGDLGALGNYPGSPFLPSDSEILLDSSEPEDMVEEYFVDSVPDPHSQSDEEKS; translated from the exons ATGACGACCTTACAG AACACACAGGATATACAATCCTCGACCCAAGTTTCACACGAGTCCCCGAGTGAACGGCAGAACAATCATTCGGGAGAGCCTCCCTTGGAAGACTTTGGCTCTGTATCTGCTTCAAGCAATGATAACAGAAAGGTTTCACGCCAAGATATTGAACTT GTCCAGAATTTAATAGAACGGTGCCTCCAACTGTATATGAATAGAGACGAGGTGGTCAAAACCCTTTTAACTCGTGCAAGGATTGACCCTGGATTTACGACTTTAG TTTGGCAGAAGTTGGAAGAAGAAAATGCAGATTTCTTCCGGGCCTATTACATAAGgctgaaattgaaaaaacagattGTTTTATTCAATCATTTGCTTGAGCATCAGTTTCATCTTATGAATTATCCCATGCCTGCAAAGGTTACCTTGGCTCCTATACAAAATGGGACTCATCCCATGCCCG TTAACATGCCTATGGGATACCCTGTGCTACAACAACCTCCAGTTCCAGCTCCAGCCCAACCTCATATTGATTCCATGAGGTATGGAATATCAAGCTGTCATGTGGTTAATGGGGTTCCTGCCCCGGGAAATTTTCAATCCATTCGGATGAATTCTGGGAATGA CAGTGTTATGTCAGAAATGTCTGTGAGTCCTACGTCTGCCGCATCTAGTGGTCATTTCCCTTTCAGTGCATCAGACATGTCGGGAATTGGAGTTGACACTTCTGCTCTAGATACAACATTCACATCAGATGTGGGAAGTTCAGTAAGATTGCAGCTTGGACCTGACGGTGGGGCTGGAAACTCGAGAGATTCCCTCAGATCATTGGATCAAATTCCGTGGAATTTCAGCCTCTCAGATCTGACTGCAGATTTGTCAAATTTGGGAG ATTTAGGGGCCCTTGGAAATTATCCTGGTTCTCCCTTTCTGCCTTCAGATTCAGAAATTTTACTTGATTCTTCAGAGCCAGAGGATATGG TGGAGGAGTATTTTGTTGACTCTGTCCCTGATCCACACTCTCAGTCAGACGAAGAGAAATCCTAG
- the LOC119983599 gene encoding uncharacterized protein LOC119983599 isoform X1 yields the protein MTTLQNTQDIQSSTQVSHESPSERQNNHSGEPPLEDFGSVSASSNDNRKVSRQDIELVQNLIERCLQLYMNRDEVVKTLLTRARIDPGFTTLVWQKLEEENADFFRAYYIRLKLKKQIVLFNHLLEHQFHLMNYPMPAKVTLAPIQNGTHPMPVNMPMGYPVLQQPPVPAPAQPHIDSMRYGISSCHVVNGVPAPGNFQSIRMNSGNEMMMGTSAAEIAPVVPHSSVMSEMSVSPTSAASSGHFPFSASDMSGIGVDTSALDTTFTSDVGSSVRLQLGPDGGAGNSRDSLRSLDQIPWNFSLSDLTADLSNLGDLGALGNYPGSPFLPSDSEILLDSSEPEDMVEEYFVDSVPDPHSQSDEEKS from the exons ATGACGACCTTACAG AACACACAGGATATACAATCCTCGACCCAAGTTTCACACGAGTCCCCGAGTGAACGGCAGAACAATCATTCGGGAGAGCCTCCCTTGGAAGACTTTGGCTCTGTATCTGCTTCAAGCAATGATAACAGAAAGGTTTCACGCCAAGATATTGAACTT GTCCAGAATTTAATAGAACGGTGCCTCCAACTGTATATGAATAGAGACGAGGTGGTCAAAACCCTTTTAACTCGTGCAAGGATTGACCCTGGATTTACGACTTTAG TTTGGCAGAAGTTGGAAGAAGAAAATGCAGATTTCTTCCGGGCCTATTACATAAGgctgaaattgaaaaaacagattGTTTTATTCAATCATTTGCTTGAGCATCAGTTTCATCTTATGAATTATCCCATGCCTGCAAAGGTTACCTTGGCTCCTATACAAAATGGGACTCATCCCATGCCCG TTAACATGCCTATGGGATACCCTGTGCTACAACAACCTCCAGTTCCAGCTCCAGCCCAACCTCATATTGATTCCATGAGGTATGGAATATCAAGCTGTCATGTGGTTAATGGGGTTCCTGCCCCGGGAAATTTTCAATCCATTCGGATGAATTCTGGGAATGA GATGATGATGGGTACAAGTGCAGCTGAAATAGCTCCTGTTGTTCCTCATAGCAGTGTTATGTCAGAAATGTCTGTGAGTCCTACGTCTGCCGCATCTAGTGGTCATTTCCCTTTCAGTGCATCAGACATGTCGGGAATTGGAGTTGACACTTCTGCTCTAGATACAACATTCACATCAGATGTGGGAAGTTCAGTAAGATTGCAGCTTGGACCTGACGGTGGGGCTGGAAACTCGAGAGATTCCCTCAGATCATTGGATCAAATTCCGTGGAATTTCAGCCTCTCAGATCTGACTGCAGATTTGTCAAATTTGGGAG ATTTAGGGGCCCTTGGAAATTATCCTGGTTCTCCCTTTCTGCCTTCAGATTCAGAAATTTTACTTGATTCTTCAGAGCCAGAGGATATGG TGGAGGAGTATTTTGTTGACTCTGTCCCTGATCCACACTCTCAGTCAGACGAAGAGAAATCCTAG
- the LOC119983599 gene encoding uncharacterized protein LOC119983599 isoform X3 codes for MTTLQNTQDIQSSTQVSHESPSERQNNHSGEPPLEDFGSVSASSNDNRKVSRQDIELVQNLIERCLQLYMNRDEVVKTLLTRARIDPGFTTLVWQKLEEENADFFRAYYIRLKLKKQIVLFNHLLEHQFHLMNYPMPAKVTLAPIQNGTHPMPVNMPMGYPVLQQPPVPAPAQPHIDSMRYGISSCHVVNGVPAPGNFQSIRMNSGNDVMSEMSVSPTSAASSGHFPFSASDMSGIGVDTSALDTTFTSDVGSSVRLQLGPDGGAGNSRDSLRSLDQIPWNFSLSDLTADLSNLGDLGALGNYPGSPFLPSDSEILLDSSEPEDMVEEYFVDSVPDPHSQSDEEKS; via the exons ATGACGACCTTACAG AACACACAGGATATACAATCCTCGACCCAAGTTTCACACGAGTCCCCGAGTGAACGGCAGAACAATCATTCGGGAGAGCCTCCCTTGGAAGACTTTGGCTCTGTATCTGCTTCAAGCAATGATAACAGAAAGGTTTCACGCCAAGATATTGAACTT GTCCAGAATTTAATAGAACGGTGCCTCCAACTGTATATGAATAGAGACGAGGTGGTCAAAACCCTTTTAACTCGTGCAAGGATTGACCCTGGATTTACGACTTTAG TTTGGCAGAAGTTGGAAGAAGAAAATGCAGATTTCTTCCGGGCCTATTACATAAGgctgaaattgaaaaaacagattGTTTTATTCAATCATTTGCTTGAGCATCAGTTTCATCTTATGAATTATCCCATGCCTGCAAAGGTTACCTTGGCTCCTATACAAAATGGGACTCATCCCATGCCCG TTAACATGCCTATGGGATACCCTGTGCTACAACAACCTCCAGTTCCAGCTCCAGCCCAACCTCATATTGATTCCATGAGGTATGGAATATCAAGCTGTCATGTGGTTAATGGGGTTCCTGCCCCGGGAAATTTTCAATCCATTCGGATGAATTCTGGGAATGA TGTTATGTCAGAAATGTCTGTGAGTCCTACGTCTGCCGCATCTAGTGGTCATTTCCCTTTCAGTGCATCAGACATGTCGGGAATTGGAGTTGACACTTCTGCTCTAGATACAACATTCACATCAGATGTGGGAAGTTCAGTAAGATTGCAGCTTGGACCTGACGGTGGGGCTGGAAACTCGAGAGATTCCCTCAGATCATTGGATCAAATTCCGTGGAATTTCAGCCTCTCAGATCTGACTGCAGATTTGTCAAATTTGGGAG ATTTAGGGGCCCTTGGAAATTATCCTGGTTCTCCCTTTCTGCCTTCAGATTCAGAAATTTTACTTGATTCTTCAGAGCCAGAGGATATGG TGGAGGAGTATTTTGTTGACTCTGTCCCTGATCCACACTCTCAGTCAGACGAAGAGAAATCCTAG
- the LOC119983599 gene encoding uncharacterized protein LOC119983599 isoform X5, whose protein sequence is MNRDEVVKTLLTRARIDPGFTTLVWQKLEEENADFFRAYYIRLKLKKQIVLFNHLLEHQFHLMNYPMPAKVTLAPIQNGTHPMPVNMPMGYPVLQQPPVPAPAQPHIDSMRYGISSCHVVNGVPAPGNFQSIRMNSGNEMMMGTSAAEIAPVVPHSSVMSEMSVSPTSAASSGHFPFSASDMSGIGVDTSALDTTFTSDVGSSVRLQLGPDGGAGNSRDSLRSLDQIPWNFSLSDLTADLSNLGDLGALGNYPGSPFLPSDSEILLDSSEPEDMVEEYFVDSVPDPHSQSDEEKS, encoded by the exons ATGAATAGAGACGAGGTGGTCAAAACCCTTTTAACTCGTGCAAGGATTGACCCTGGATTTACGACTTTAG TTTGGCAGAAGTTGGAAGAAGAAAATGCAGATTTCTTCCGGGCCTATTACATAAGgctgaaattgaaaaaacagattGTTTTATTCAATCATTTGCTTGAGCATCAGTTTCATCTTATGAATTATCCCATGCCTGCAAAGGTTACCTTGGCTCCTATACAAAATGGGACTCATCCCATGCCCG TTAACATGCCTATGGGATACCCTGTGCTACAACAACCTCCAGTTCCAGCTCCAGCCCAACCTCATATTGATTCCATGAGGTATGGAATATCAAGCTGTCATGTGGTTAATGGGGTTCCTGCCCCGGGAAATTTTCAATCCATTCGGATGAATTCTGGGAATGA GATGATGATGGGTACAAGTGCAGCTGAAATAGCTCCTGTTGTTCCTCATAGCAGTGTTATGTCAGAAATGTCTGTGAGTCCTACGTCTGCCGCATCTAGTGGTCATTTCCCTTTCAGTGCATCAGACATGTCGGGAATTGGAGTTGACACTTCTGCTCTAGATACAACATTCACATCAGATGTGGGAAGTTCAGTAAGATTGCAGCTTGGACCTGACGGTGGGGCTGGAAACTCGAGAGATTCCCTCAGATCATTGGATCAAATTCCGTGGAATTTCAGCCTCTCAGATCTGACTGCAGATTTGTCAAATTTGGGAG ATTTAGGGGCCCTTGGAAATTATCCTGGTTCTCCCTTTCTGCCTTCAGATTCAGAAATTTTACTTGATTCTTCAGAGCCAGAGGATATGG TGGAGGAGTATTTTGTTGACTCTGTCCCTGATCCACACTCTCAGTCAGACGAAGAGAAATCCTAG
- the LOC119983599 gene encoding uncharacterized protein LOC119983599 isoform X4, whose translation MTTLQNTQDIQSSTQVSHESPSERQNNHSGEPPLEDFGSVSASSNDNRKVSRQDIELVQNLIERCLQLYMNRDEVVKTLLTRARIDPGFTTLVWQKLEEENADFFRAYYIRLKLKKQIVLFNHLLEHQFHLMNYPMPAKVTLAPIQNGTHPMPVNMPMGYPVLQQPPVPAPAQPHIDSMRYGISSCHVVNGVPAPGNFQSIRMNSGNEMMMGTSAAEIAPVVPHSSVMSEMSVSPTSAASSGHFPFSASDMSGIGVDTSALDTTFTSDVGSSVRLQLGPDGGAGNSRDSLRSLDQIPWNFSLSDLTADLSNLGVEEYFVDSVPDPHSQSDEEKS comes from the exons ATGACGACCTTACAG AACACACAGGATATACAATCCTCGACCCAAGTTTCACACGAGTCCCCGAGTGAACGGCAGAACAATCATTCGGGAGAGCCTCCCTTGGAAGACTTTGGCTCTGTATCTGCTTCAAGCAATGATAACAGAAAGGTTTCACGCCAAGATATTGAACTT GTCCAGAATTTAATAGAACGGTGCCTCCAACTGTATATGAATAGAGACGAGGTGGTCAAAACCCTTTTAACTCGTGCAAGGATTGACCCTGGATTTACGACTTTAG TTTGGCAGAAGTTGGAAGAAGAAAATGCAGATTTCTTCCGGGCCTATTACATAAGgctgaaattgaaaaaacagattGTTTTATTCAATCATTTGCTTGAGCATCAGTTTCATCTTATGAATTATCCCATGCCTGCAAAGGTTACCTTGGCTCCTATACAAAATGGGACTCATCCCATGCCCG TTAACATGCCTATGGGATACCCTGTGCTACAACAACCTCCAGTTCCAGCTCCAGCCCAACCTCATATTGATTCCATGAGGTATGGAATATCAAGCTGTCATGTGGTTAATGGGGTTCCTGCCCCGGGAAATTTTCAATCCATTCGGATGAATTCTGGGAATGA GATGATGATGGGTACAAGTGCAGCTGAAATAGCTCCTGTTGTTCCTCATAGCAGTGTTATGTCAGAAATGTCTGTGAGTCCTACGTCTGCCGCATCTAGTGGTCATTTCCCTTTCAGTGCATCAGACATGTCGGGAATTGGAGTTGACACTTCTGCTCTAGATACAACATTCACATCAGATGTGGGAAGTTCAGTAAGATTGCAGCTTGGACCTGACGGTGGGGCTGGAAACTCGAGAGATTCCCTCAGATCATTGGATCAAATTCCGTGGAATTTCAGCCTCTCAGATCTGACTGCAGATTTGTCAAATTTGGGAG TGGAGGAGTATTTTGTTGACTCTGTCCCTGATCCACACTCTCAGTCAGACGAAGAGAAATCCTAG